The nucleotide window CGGCCTGGTGTGTCGCCAGTAGTAAGAAAGAAAAGCTAGGCGATATGGAGGGTTGGAGGTTGAACGTGTTTATTGACGACGAGTCATACAAGTACGTTCGGGCCGCGGGCTTCCGCCTGTTCTACAGGTATAGCACGGTCGTTATGCGGCCATACAAGACTGCTGACGCCGGGAGCAAGGAAGCCAAGACGCCCGCGCCTCCACAGGACAAAGGCGTCGTTAGCCAGGCAGTGCCGGTATCCGCCCCGGAGGAAACGAAGATGGAGGTGGACGAGTCGTCGGAGCAGCCCTGCGGGAGCAGGACTGAACTGGCAGTGCCAGGGCCGACTACAGACGTCGCCGACGATGGCCGGAGCATGGGGCTACCCTCAACACAGGAGCTCCTAGACGGACTTGGAGACTCAATCGACAGCAGCGCGGTTGACGGCAGGGTGGAGGATCTTTCCCTCCTCGAGCCCAACTTATGATGGCCGTCAACATGGAGATTGCCCAAGTGAACCTGCATCATGCGGCGGCAGCCTCAGCTGTCATAACAAGCAGGTTCACTGCGGAAAAACTGGGCACGCTGCTGATCCAAGAGCCTTGGATCCATAAAGGAGAGGTAAAGGGCCTCAAGACGGAGGCaaacaaggtaatctgggacctCTCAAGCGAGAGGCCTAGGACGTGTATAGTTGTCAGAAgcaatattgatttcttttgcatttcagagTTTCTGACGCAAGACTTGGTGGCGGTGCAGGCTAGGGACAGTGAGGGCAAAGACTTCGTCCTAGCCTCAGCATACTTTCCGGGAGAGGCAGCAACGGCACCCGCGGAGGCGGTGGAAAGGTTGGTGGAGCACTGTAGGCTGCACAAGCTCCCGCTTATCATCGGCTGCGATGCGAACGCCCACCACACGGAATGGGGCAGCACCGACTGCAACGCGAGAGGTGAGTCCCTTTTAGAATATCTAGTAGGTAGAAATTTAGCGGTAGAGAATGTAGGGTGCGAACCCACATTCGTAACTATAAGCAGGAGGGAGGTGCTGGACATCACCCTCAGTAATGAGCCGGCAACAGGGATGGTCTCGCAGTGGAGAGTCTCAACGGAGCCCTCCCTGTCGGACCATAGAATTGTAAGGTTCGTGCTGAGGGCAGAGGTCAAGCTATTCCCTCCTAGACGCAACCCTCGAAGGACCAACTGGGGTACCTTCAAGGAGAGGCTGGACGATGAGTTAAGGAGGAAGGGGCAGACTGACAATAGCGCCACagaggcccaggacaccgctccatatgtcacgatcggtcgcacaatcatggtatacaaccacctgacaatcctaggcttgcaaccccaggatttacctgccagccgattgcacaccattaaaGCCTTTGTCGCCTTGACCAAGGTTTGGtccacatgctgcttccaccgcaaagtGGAATCCAGAGTGAGACCAAGATATTTAACATTGCTGGTCATCTCAATCACTCTCCCCCCAAGTGTGAGGTTTCTAAGCCCGGGTAGGGATCTTCGCCTTGTAAAAGGGACGATGGTAGTCTTCGAGGGGTTGATGCTGAGAtcaactcccctgcaccacTCCTTTGCCAGATCCTAATTCTGGATTGTACAATTTGCAAAAgaaggcttaaggccctggGTTCCATATACATAGACAGGGATCACGTCACCTCAGTAGCGCCCAGCAAACTCCTGGAACTTCCGTTCCGATCGTTCCTTCcgtttttccctttttttgcTTCGCATTTTCCGCG belongs to Bactrocera dorsalis isolate Fly_Bdor chromosome 1, ASM2337382v1, whole genome shotgun sequence and includes:
- the LOC125777721 gene encoding uncharacterized protein LOC125777721; the encoded protein is MMAVNMEIAQVNLHHAAAASAVITSRFTAEKLGTLLIQEPWIHKGEVKGLKTEANKVIWDLSSERPRTCIVVRSNIDFFCISEFLTQDLVAVQARDSEGKDFVLASAYFPGEAATAPAEAVERLVEHCRLHKLPLIIGCDANAHHTEWGSTDCNARGESLLEYLVGRNLAVENVGCEPTFVTISRREVLDITLSNEPATGMVSQWRVSTEPSLSDHRIVRFVLRAEVKLFPPRRNPRRTNWGTFKERLDDELRRKGQTDNSATEAQDTAPYVTIGRTIMVYNHLTILGLQPQDLPASRLHTIKAFVALTKVWSTCCFHRKVESRCEVSKPG